In Phlebotomus papatasi isolate M1 chromosome 1, Ppap_2.1, whole genome shotgun sequence, the following proteins share a genomic window:
- the LOC129798134 gene encoding uncharacterized protein LOC129798134: protein MGLTKWMEKRCASLSKRFGISENVIVARCEREYRKRIKKHRNYLLEWKSFFVNCRVVVKVTPYKKFKQKDRALHRHFNWATILWHKFNGLELQVNDYLAKKRQKAMARKQMKRKRKKPVEKSPQKELPMVILDGDSDVELIEERPVINLESDEEEKSEPAEPSFPKIVSVASAGTVVDTISNVVTDPVPEDVPKDMEMGIIDELKPTNDELERARAIFSSLAKENEGETANDDIHSALYSLDDSFGESDGNKSNSHGNRTFLDSLAGKLGVETDNTAKQARNERSFDDCYQELEKTFLKVNQVASKFENTVVKDEDTSSSTEFYGFNENDTQTPGLLPTPVVRQAGSNSAFVSEKCDKLMEKLGPINVDKIAKNKPKKRQVTDEGRINRHSQPPNLECPELPSDMKPRTLAEKKQLLRLKPVGYQVMDQENSVYQLLKKRIKDLPSESLFEQANRIMRQPVPMRRNVWKTATWLNTRQDHYIYRYVKYQGKEIKLFGCVGNFRKKHVSNFNFKLPPRYFVPARKMPCCRILGYPKHIKFNNILREFRERELAIEEIPMKVAEFPETSSSQPVSPIKRKWNLIESRKVPTGPLCTKIKNVEKNENLSPLETYILPRIFLQVSPKINQQFPLKVKRYLNEMCPYEQLTDKWISFALSTLKNAPKLQEPIEFEIPYENDRRKILVSRDHGAGKKRERTTEVFNDEEPLTFNQNLPEDKVTGECAGILEEMINSVAIGMSEDDFSKFDPDLDYSQRESRKRGMSSGKDDCPSFKKPRSSNSLLMELKRLNATIINTENITSQKQCNQEHCKMGCLCDSISSLSYPIGHCEKVKCMFECVCNKGLVINNSAVNPFSKEVFRMRDKAISRLAQAEKDFTSTVVLTNNNTFLLSNSSEEKSKRNRTVPRKFGDYVRTEVQEDVNEWRENDSSVKFNLGKKGHQSLMSSRAVHPQIEGMRHVSVTLVPIGKIVDYMETWCMVHELYRCFCNGEAVTGKPFVLEKISDNCIALSEELVAKPGNYRTSSHKTKIFLEPDAPRPRELSFVAASSPEKTIAEPVQPKSGSSYWKPPNDPEEEMINEFLKNVKNARRRIYKRGELDRHMLKGTSARCIAFDKSTQHALNRLNAPRVKKFISTMERTPKILTLLRRRYVESVCKSKKELLDQLKCQKPQILQERTPERKKEEAARSSETRTIEEYSVFDEPEQIDQPHSTPAWKENENMRNTEQPGFPVIASVTSLGAATSMVSEASSSGNSTPRLSVHEDDVRKTLLDKLNLMVSRMMTTISKNEEKAYLDAPQVNKITTFRWVNLLKEYRAFRLHLWEVHYPKQNYVIITRENRPPTMPEGYTEIIELRKSKKAPNTYFACMITISYNVNSITNLAALLFGHTDYWQVMGFMKKGIENSQESMKFLSVSKETHPGVADKITKLYDILLAKVKATTNVSPPPVKSNVKLMTKEEVKKASLLKFPLPSELGQRWFMLLIANDFSDISHPKWGQMLSYDRISYAISMSAINGRTVQVKSNNSMSLNPSVYVAPGQSDKIFIGPYEFDEECNIVLYQRLDGNILLREDYEKLTKVQRKNSTMGCWIQLKPGQRGGGTPEVNREIVISNPQTPEVKDTTSQPSTEEKQDEDCVVVEADPKEIREAEDAHEAETAVNAILPGGLKLPTEEPKKPMPNPVEKEVQSSTVEEPQTVQAKELPSLPMDIVRIQKLAEESLRKSIESKINSRKRKSSLEPVIDDLSKFKIKDLTIFPLSDNEESSDWDGSNSSGIPPSITILPMETENSLEKAPDMSFPVISKVESLGEAEKTAQVKQPQQSLLKSNQSLSQSPNSTQNDDSEDQKTSNKAQTPFEQIFAEYLETKTDYPLPVIPQVVPYVPQKIYKRRKTICCTDSGMDRTIPTPSPKLTFEQSNPKKVVEMTQENSVKDKDSIKIVSISCGPTSTVETVVVRSEIARVVEKNTPEPIRRTVSVSSSFDNIPNQLATKVAFTTSGKKVIIQPFKQSSSVGGRKSSPPPLTKRTSPPVLTKRTSPPPLTTVAKKPRVSEQGEWLEISGVAQKSTTSTTASGTLQSSLTNLQENLMVSLKSMPNCVTVGQTVLQKVCGTTSTTTATKNVVVTTSTASTSITTKTPMQIVNSVTLGQTVLQKMHTKTSAATAAVNTSAKNVTGPSTLTTSITAKPIPIVVNNGMGNQMMKVRINGPTSSNTVILPKNAIMTTPKTSPIAVPRIVATTSAEPVPGTSKTTPLVAATTSSVKPPLLITHPDGNKTVTFTRTTADGKDIKYVLPVTKVSSSAIKIVPASQKTPLAIATVPHITKKATIGSKTITLVQGTSIPSTSTAIVSTVENPVPSGSIKSDVIELSDEEDSNGQKIVQIKPHSTTTNTTISAQILKDIMKTNEIAGWVVSNIPQLGYIQARKTDNMMYYYIELPTRKHPFKVGCNCLDRYLDRYMKYCVALFLPQDLTVKWDFIASEGQQKTPGEKFSLQATKNKERLVLTPYGVMDMQNPIEQDVVKDPAIYMQLLLLHLSYICVNGIKPAKGIEVVEMATDIIKDLKMCNADLQRTALKLRQQKREMRLKLLNGNINSSASPDERTQ, encoded by the exons ATGGGATTGACAAAGTGGATGGAGAAGAGATGTGCCAGTCTCTCTAAGCGTTTTGGGATCTCTGAGAATGTGATTGTGGCCAGGTGTGAGAGGGAGTACCGGAAGCGCATAAAAAAGCATCGGAATTATCTTCTGGAATGGAAAAGCTTCTTTGTGAATTGTCGCGTAGTTGTTAAAGTGACGCCTTACAAGAAATTCAAGCAAAAGGACAGAGCCCTCCATCGGCATTTCAACTGGGCCACAATTCTCTGGCACAAGTTTAACGGACTAGAATTGCAGGTTAATGATTATCTTGCCAAAAAGAGACAAAAAGCCATGGCCAGGAAGCAGATGAAGCGTAAGAGGAAGAAGCCTGTTGAAAAATCCCCACAGAAGGAACTCCCGATGGTGATTCTCGATGGAGACAGCGATGTTGAATTGATTGAAGAACGTCCTGTTATTAACCTGGAGAGTGATGAAGAGGAAAAATCTGAACCAGCTGAACCGTCATTTCCCAAGATTGTCAGTGTAGCTTCAGCAGGAACAGTTGTGGACACAATCTCCAATGTTGTAACAGATCCTGTTCCGGAAGATGTTCCCAAGGATATGGAAATGGGAATAATTGATGAGCTGAAGCCTACAAATGATGAATTGGAGAGAGCTAGAGCTATCTTTTCATCTCTAGCCAAGGAAAATGAGGGAGAAACAGCTAATGATGATATTCACTCAGCCCTTTATTCCCTAGACGACAGCTTTGGCGAATCCGACGGCAATAAATCCAACAGTCACGGTAATAGGACATTCTTGGACTCTCTAGCAGGAAAACTTGGTGTTGAGACGGATAACACAGCCAAGCAGGCTAGGAATGAGAGATCCTTCGATGACTGCTACCAGGAACTAGAAAAGACTTTCCTGAAAGTCAATCAAGTGgcgtcaaagttcgaaaatacCGTGGTTAAGGATGAGGATACATCGTCAAGTACAGAATTCTACGGATTCAATGAGAATGATACTCAGACTCCGGGACTCCTGCCGACTCCTGTTGTCCGTCAAGCAGGATCCAATTCGGCGTTTGTCAGTGAAAAGTGTGACAAGTTGATGGAGAAACTAGGACCGATCAATGTAGACAAGATCGCGAAGAACAAGCCCAAGAAAAG GCAAGTTACTGACGAAGGAAGAATAAATAGGCATTCCCAGCCTCCGAATCTGGAATGTCCTGAACTTCCGTCTGATATGAAGCCTCGGACTCTGGCTGAGAAGAAGCAGTTGCTTAGGCTGAAGCCCGTTGGGTACCAAGTGATGGATCAGGAGAACAGTGTCTATCAATTGCTGAAGAAACGCATAAAGGATCTACCTAGTGAGAGTTTATTTGAGCAAGCGAACAGAATCATGCGCCAGCCAGTGCCAATGAGGCGGAATGTTTGGAAGACGGCTACGTGGTTAAATACTCGCCAGGATCACTACATCTATCGTTATGTCAAGTACCAGGGGAAGGAAATCAAGTTGTTCGGTTGTGTGGGGAATTTCAGGAAGAAGCATGTTTCTAATTTTAACTTTAAGCTGCCACCGAGATATTTTGTTCCAGCTCGAAAGATGCCCTGCTGCAGGATTTTAGGCTATCCCAAACATATTAAGTTTAACAATATCCTCCGGGAATTTAGGGAGAGGGAGTTGGCTATTGAAGAGATTCCGATGAAAGTAGCAGAATTTCCTGAAACATCATCATCACAACCTGTGTCTCCGATCAAGAGAAAATGGAATCTGATTGAATCGAGGAAAGTTCCAACAGGACCACTCTGCACAAAAATCAAGAATGTGGAAAAGAATGAAAATCTTTCTCCCTTGGAGACTTACATTCTTCCCCGGATATTCCTTCAGGTCTCCCCTAAGATCAATCAACAGTTTCCGCTGAAAGTCAAACGGTATCTCAATGAAATGTGTCCCTATGAGCAACTTACAGACAAATGGATAAGCTTTGCCCTGTCGACTCTCAAGAATGCTCCAAAACTTCAGGAACCAATTGAATTTGAGATTCCCTACGAAAATGATCGCCGGAAGATTCTGGTGAGTCGGGATCATGGAGCTGGGAAGAAAAGGGAGAGAACTACTGAAGTGTTCAATGACGAAGAGCCTCTGACGTTCAATCAGAATCTCCCGGAAGACAAAGTAACTGGAGAATGTGCAGGAATTCTTGAAGAGATGATCAACAGCGTGGCTATTGGGATGAGCGAGGATGATTTCTCTAAATTCGATCCAGACTTGGACTACAGCCAGAGGGAATCCAGGAAGAGGGGAATGAGTTCTGGAAAGGATGACTGTCCGAGTTTCAAGAAGCCTCGATCAAGCAATTCACTcct GATGGAATTGAAACGGCTGAATGCGACAATTATCAACACGGAAAACATCACCAGTCAAA AACAATGCAATCAAGAGCATTGCAAAATGGGATGCCTCTGCGACAGTATCTCGTCTCTATCTTATCCCATTGGCCACTGTGAGAAGGTCAAATGCATGTTTGAGTGCGTTTGCAACAAGGGTTTGGTCATCAACAATTCG GCTGTTAATCCGTTCAGCAAGGAAGTGTTTAGGATGCGTGACAAGGCGATTTCGAGACTAGCTCAGGCTGAGAAGGACTTTACATCAACTGTTGTTCTTACCAACAACAACACCTTCCTGCTTAGCAACAGTTCGGAGGAGAAGAGTAAACGCAACAGGACTGTTCCTAGAAAATTTGGGGACTACGTGAGGACGGAAGTTCAAGAAGATGTAAATGAATGGCGTGAAAATGATAGTTCAGTCAAGTTCAATTTGGGTAAAAAGGGGCATCAGTCATTGATGTCATCAAGAGCAGTGCATCCACAAATTGAGGGAATGAGGCATGTTAGTGTTACTCTGGTGCCAATTGGGAAGATTGTGGATTACATGGAAACATGGTGTATGGTCCATGAGCTCTATAGGTGTTTCTGTAATGGAGAAGCTGTGACGGGAAAACCTTTTGTGCTGGAGAAGATTTCGGACAATTGTATTGCATTGTCAGAGGAATTGGTGGCAAAACCGGGAAATTATCGGACTTCTTCACACAAAACGAAGATTTTTTTAGAACCGGATGCACCAAGACCCAGAGAACTTTCTTTTGTTGCTGCATCTTCACCGGAGAAGACTATTGCGGAGCCAGTGCAGCCAAAATCTGGGAGTAGCTATTGGAAACCACCTAATGATCCGGAGGAAGAGATGATAAATGAATTTCTGAAGAATGTAAAAAATGCCAGAAGAAGGATCTACAAGAGAGGAGAACTTGATCGTCATATGCTAAAAGGAACGTCAGCGAGGTGCATTGCTTTTGATAAATCTACGCAACATGCTCTTAATAGGTTAAATGCACCAAGAGTGAAGAAATTCATTTCAACTATGGAGAGAACTCCAAAGATCCTGACACTTTTGAGGCGAAGATATGTGGAATCGGTGTGTAAGTCAAAGAAGGAACTGTTGGATCAGCTGAAATGCCAGAAACCGCAGATACTTCAGGAAAGGACTCCTGAGAGGAAGAAGGAAGAAGCGGCGAGGAGCAGTGAAACGAGAACTATTGAGGAGTATTCAGTTTTTGATGAACCAGAGCAAATTGACCAACCACATTCAACTCCAGCATGGAAGGAGAATGAAAACATGCGGAATACAGAACAACCAGGATTTCCGGTCATAGCTTCGGTTACATCCTTGGGAGCAGCTACGTCAATGGTTAGTGAAGCTTCATCTTCGGGAAATTCAACACCGAGACTTTCAGTTCACGAAGATGATGTTCGAAAGACTCTCCTAGATAAGTTGAATCTCATGGTTTCGCGCATGATGACAACAATTTCGAAGAATGAGGAAAAAGCTTATCTGGATGCACCTCAAGTCAACAAGATTACGACATTCCGCTGGGTGAATTTGCTGAAGGAGTATCGAGCTTTTAGGCTTCATTTGTGGGAAGTTCACTATCCAAAGCAGAACTACGTAATTATTACCAGGGAAAACAGGCCACCGACTATGCCCGAAGGATATACCGAAATTATTGAGTTGCGAAAATCCAAGAAAGCCCCAAATACTTATTTTGCCTGCATGATTACTATTTCGTACAATGTGAATTCCATAACGAATCTCGCAGCTTTGCTTTTTGGTCATACGGATTATTGGCAGGTGATGGGATTCATGAAGAAAGGCATTGAAAATTCCCAAGAAAGCATGAAATTTCTTTCAGTGTCCAAAGAAACACATCCAGGAGTTGCTGACAAAATCACAAAACTCTACGATATCCTTCTGGCAAAGGTTAAAGCTACGACCAATGTATCACCACCACCCGTCAAAAGCAATGTCAAGTTGATGACAAAGGAAGAAGTGAAGAAGGCCAGCTTGCTCAAATTTCCACTACCCAGTGAACTCGGTCAAAGGTGGTTTATGCTATTGATTGCCAATGACTTTTCCGATATTTCACATCCAAAATGGGGACAGATGCTATCATATGATCGCATAAGTTATGCCATTTCGATGTCAGCAATTAATGGAAGGACTGTCCAGGTTAAGAGTAACAATTCAATGAGTCTTAATCCTAGCGTCTACGTGGCTCCTGGTCAGAGTGATAAGATCTTCATTGGACCGTATGAATTTGATGAAGAATGCAATATTGTTCTGTATCAGAGACTCGATGGAAATATCCTTCTGAGGGAAGATTATGAGAAATTGACCAAAGTTCAGAGGAAAAATTCTACAATGGGTTGTTGGATACAATTGAAACCCGGTCAGAGAGGTGGTGGTACTCCTGAGGTGAACCGTGAAATTGTAATTTCCAATCCACAAACGCCAGAAGTGAAGGATACAACATCACAACCTTCAACTGAGGAGAAACAAGATGAAGATTGTGTTGTTGTTGAAGCAGATCCCAAGGAAATTAGAGAAGCAGAAGATGCTCATGAAGCTGAAACAGCTGTCAATGCTATCCTTCCTGGTGGCTTAAAATTACCCACAGAAGAACCGAAGAAACCCATGCCGAATCCAGTTGAGAAAGAAGTTCAAAGTTCAACAGTGGAGGAACCTCAAACTGTTCAAGCTAAAGAACTTCCATCACTTCCAATGGACATAGTGAGGATTCAAAAGCTTGCGGAGGAATCTTTGAGAAAATCAATAGAATCGAAGATAAATTCCCGCAAAAGGAAATCTAGTTTAGAACCAGTGATTGATGAtctgtcaaaattcaaaatcaaagaTCTCACAATATTTCCACTGAGTGACAATGAAGAATCATCGGATTGGGATGGTAGTAATTCATCAGGAATCCCACCGTCAATTACTATTTTGCCAATGGAAACAGAAAATAGTCTCGAGAAAGCTCCTGATATGAGTTTCCCCGTTATTTCAAAAGTTGAAAGTTTGGGTGAGGCAGAGAAAACGGCACAAGTGAAGCAACCACAGCAATCTCTTCTGAAATCCAATCAAAGTCTCTCACAGTCACCAAATTCAACACAAAATGACGATTCAGAAGATCAGAAAACTTCTAATAAGGCTCAAACGCCATTTGAACAGATTTTTGCTGAGTATCTCGAGACGAAAACCGACTATCCTCTTCCCGTTATTCCGCAAGTTGTTCCATATGTGCCCCAGAAAATCTACAAGAGGCGCAAAACAATTTGTTGTACTGATTCGGGTATGGACAGAACTATACCGACTCCATCACCAAAATTGACTTTTGAGCAGTCCAACCCGAAGAAAGTGGTAGAAATGACACAGGAAAATTCTGTGAAGGATAAGGACTCCATCAAAATTGTAAGCATTAGTTGTGGTCCTACGTCAACTGTGGAAACTGTTGTTGTAAGGAGTGAGATTGCGAGGGTGGTTGAAAAAAATACCCCAGAACCTATTAGACGAACTGTAAGTGTCTCGTCTAGTTTTGATAATATACCGAATCAACTTGCTACTAAGGTAGCATTTACGACGTCTGGAAAGAAGGTTATCATTCAACCGTTTAAGCAATCTTCTTCTGTTGGTGGAAGAAAAAGTTCACCACCTCCTTTGACCAAGAGGACATCGCCACCAGTTTTAACTAAGAGAACTTCACCGCCTCCTTTGACAACTGTTGCGAAAAAACCGAGAGTAAGTGAACAAGGAGAATGGTTAGAAATTTCTGGCGTTGCACAGAAATCTACAACATCAACCACAGCAAGTGGTACACTTCAGAGTTCTCTGACTAATCTTCAGGAGAATTTGATGGTGTCGCTGAAGTCAATGCCGAATTGTGTGACTGTTGGGCAAACGGTGCTGCAAAAAGTGTGCGGAACAACATCTACAACAACTGCAACTAAGAATGTTGTCGTAACTACATCAACTGCAAGTACAAGTATCACAACTAAAACTCCAATGCAAATTGTCAATAGTGTAACACTTGGGCAGACAGTTCTTCAGAAGATGCACACAAAAACATCTGCTGCAACTGCAGCTGTTAACACAAGTGCAAAGAATGTCACTGGACCTTCAACGTTAACAACAAGCATTACAGCAAAACCCATTCCAATAGTCGTTAACAATGGGATGGGTAATCAAATGATGAAGGTGAGAATTAATGGTCCTACATCAAGCAACACTGTGATTTTGCCCAAGAATGCCATTATGACAACGCCCAAAACCTCACCAATTGCTGTTCCAAGGATAGTTGCAACAACATCTGCAGAACCTGTCCCAGGAACATCGAAAACTACTCCATTGGTTGCAGCGACTACGTCTTCTGTGAAACCACCTCTCTTGATCACCCACCCGGATGGGAATAAGACAGTGACTTTCACAAGGACAACAGCCGACGGCAAGGACATTAAGTATGTGTTGCCGGTGACCAAAGTTTCTTCATCTGCCATCAAAATTGTGCCAGCATCACAAAAGACACCTTTAGCGATTGCAACGGTTCCTCACATTACGAAAAAAGCAACAATTGGATCAAAAACTATCACTCTTGTTCAAGGAACATCAATTCCTTCTACGAGCACTGCAATTGTGTCAACAGTTGAAAATCCAGTTCCTAGTGGTTCAATAAAGAGCGATGTGATTGAATTGTCAGACGAAGAAGATTCGAATGGACAAAAGATTGTCCAGATCAAACCACATTCAACTACAACTAATACCACTATCAGTGCACAGATTCTCAAGGATATTATGAAGACGAATGAAATAGCCGGCTGGGTTGTGTCAAATATACCGCAACTAGGGTATATTCAGGCACGCAAAACTGACAACATGATGTACTACTACATCGAGCTGCCAACACGGAAACACCCATTCAAAGTCGGCTGCAATTGTCTCGATCGCTATCTGGATCG CTACATGAAATACTGCGTGGCGCTGTTTCTGCCACAAGATTTAACTGTGAAGTGGGACTTCATCGCAAGTGAAGGTCAGCAAAAGACTCCAGGAGAAAAGTTTTCGCTGCAGGCGACTAAGAATAAAGAACGGTTGGTTCTTACGCCTTACGGTGTAATGGATATGCAGAATCCCATTGAGCAGGATGTTGTGAAGGATCCTGCTATCTATATGCAGTTGCTTCTATTGCATCTTTCATACATTTGCGTGAACGGAATCAAACCTGCGAAGGGCATTGAAGTTGTTGAGATG GCTACTGATATTATTAAAGATCTCAAAATGTGTAATGCCGATCTTCAGAGGACAGCTCTAAAGTTGAGACAGCAGAAGCGGGAAATGAGATTAAAGTTACTGAATGGAAACATCAATTCATCAGCATCACCCGATGAAAGGACCCAATAA